The Thioalkalivibrio sulfidiphilus HL-EbGr7 genome includes the window AGGGCTGGCCGTCGGGCAGCAGCAGCCGGCCTCCCTCGCCACGCACCGCCTCGGAGATCAGGAAGGACTTGGCCCGGGGGTGGTAGAGGCAGGTGGGGTGGAACTGCATGAATTCCATGTTGGCCACCCGGCAGCCGGCGCGCCAGGCCATGGCGATGCCGTCGCCGGTGGAGCCGTCCGGGTTGCTGGAGTAGAGGTAGACCTTACTGGCGCCGCCGGTGGCCAGCACCACGCAGGGGGCCTGGAAGATCTCCACGCCGTTGGAACGATCCAGCACGTAGGCCCCCACACAGCGGTTGGGGCCGTCCAGGCCCAGCTTCTCGCGGGTGATCAGGTCCACGGCGATGTGCTGTTCGAACAGCTCGATGTTCGGGGCGCGCCGGGCCTGGCCCACCAGGGTGTCCTCCACGGCCCGGCCGGTGGCGTCGGCGGCGTGCACCACTCGCCGGTGACTGTGGCCGCCCTCCCGGGTGAGGTGCAGCTGGATGCTGCCGTCGGCCAGGGTCTCCTCGGTGAACGGCACCCCCAGGTCCTGCAGCCAGCGGATGCTGGCTGGGCCGTGCTCCACCGTGTAGCGCACCGAGCGCTCGTCACACAGACCGGCACCGGCCGTCAGGGTGTCCCGCACGTGGGCCTCGAGAGAGTCCTTGTCGTCCAGCACCGCGGAGATGCCGCCCTGGGCATAGAAGGTGCTGCCTTCGGTGATGGGACCCTTGCTGAGCACGGCCACCCGACGGTGGGGGGCCAGGTGCAGGGCCAGGGACAGGCCCGCCGCGCCGCTGCCGATGATCAGCACGTCATGGTGGTGGACAGCGGACTTGGCTTGAGGCGGGGTCATGGTTTGAGTTATTTTGTCACAGTTTTTGCGGCCTTAGCGTGGCATCCACGGGTCGCGCCACATGGGTTCGCCCGCTCGGGCGGGCATTCATCAGGCAACTATCCGCCAGAACTTACCGCTGGTTTACAGGTCAATCGCAGGTAGGGTACAGGACGTGCCCTGAGAGGGGGAGTGCCCGCATGGGCAAGAAGGTCACCGACGAGGAGCTGGTCAAGCGTGTTCAGGCCGGAGACAAGAAAGCTTTTGACGCCCTTGTGCTCAAGTACCAGCACAAGATCGTCAATCTTGTCTCCCGCTATGTGCACGACCCCTCTGCCGCCCTGGATGTCTCCCAGGAGGCCTTCATCAAGGCCTACCGGGGCCTGGCCAATTTCCGTGGCGACAGCGCCTTCTACACCTGGCTCTACCGGATCGCCATCAACACGGCAAAGAATTACCTCGTCTCCCAGAACCGGCGTACCCCCGACTACGAGGTGGATGCCCAGGACGCCGAGCAGATGGGCGGTGAATCCGCCCTCAAGGAATATGCAACCCCCGAGGGTGAATTGCTGTCACAGGAGATACAGGCCGCGGTGCAGCGCACCATCGAGACCCTGCCCGAGGACCTGAAGACCGCCATCACCCTGCGTGAGCTGGAAGGCATGAGTTACGAAGAGATAGCGCAGACCATGGGATGCCCGATCGGCACCGTGCGCTCACGCATCTTCCGGGCCCGGGAGGCCATCGACCGGACCCTGCGACCCCTGCTGGAGTGATGCAGGGGACGCCCATGGTTATTTTCAATCGAGTAGAGAGTGTACGCCCATGACCGCCACGAAGAATGAACGCCTGTCCACCCTGGTGGACGACGAGGCTGACAGCTTTGAGGTACGACGCCTGGTGGATGAGCTTGGCAAGCATCCCGAGGACCTGGCCCAGTGGGGCCGTTACCACCTGATCGGCGACGCCATCCGCGGCGGTCTGAATCGCTCGGCCCCGCCAGACTTCGCCAGTCGGGTGAGTGCCCTGATCGAGCAGGAGCCCGCCCTGACGGGTGTGCCCCAGCAGGTCGGCCGAGGCCTGCTCAAGCCGGTCGCCGGCGTGGCCATGGCCGCGTCCGTGGCCGTGGCCGTGCTGGTGGGTGTCATGAACGTGGGGGGTACCCCGGAGACCATGCCCGCTCCCGCTCTGGCCGAGCGCCCGGTGTCAGCCCCGCTGGCCATGCAGGTGGCTGAGGGTGAACGACAGCTGGCCTCCGGCAACGCCCAACGGGTCCGCGAGGCATCCGGTTTCAGCCGTCTCGAGACCCCCGATGCCCGACTCAACAGTTTCATCGTCAATCACGCCGAACACGCCGGTGGTCAGGGCCTGATGCCCTACGTGCGGGTGGTCGGCTTCGAAACCCCCGGGGAATAAGGCATGGGCCTGCGGGGACTCTCCCGGTACGTCCTGGCCGTGGGGCTGCTGGCCTCCAGCCACGCCTGGGCCGACGATCACCGGGCCGATGCGTTGCTGGATCGCATGATCGAGGCGGTCAGGAGCCTCAGTTACGAGGGCACCTTCGTCTACATCCACGGGCAGAAGACCGAAACCATGCAGATCGTCCACACCCGGGACGAGCGTGGCGAGCGCGAACGCCTGTTGTCCCTGACCGGCGAGCCCCGTGAGGTGATCCGCGACGAGGACGTGCTTACCTGCGTCTGGCCCGCCAGTCGTTCGGTGGTGATCGAGCCCCGGCGCAGTCGACTCGGCGGACTGCCCGCCGCCATCCCGGACCGTAAGTTCGGTCCTGACTCTCCCTACCGCTTCCAGGTGGAAGGGGAGCAGCGCATCGCCGGCCTGAGCTGCCGCACCCTGCAGATCATCCCCAACGACGATCTGCGCTACGGTCACCGCCTGTGCATCAACGAGGACTCGGGCATGCTGCTCAAGTCCGAGATGCTCGATCACCAGGGCAACACCATCGAGCAGTTCATGTTCACCAGCATCCAGTT containing:
- a CDS encoding sigma-E factor negative regulatory protein, which encodes MTATKNERLSTLVDDEADSFEVRRLVDELGKHPEDLAQWGRYHLIGDAIRGGLNRSAPPDFASRVSALIEQEPALTGVPQQVGRGLLKPVAGVAMAASVAVAVLVGVMNVGGTPETMPAPALAERPVSAPLAMQVAEGERQLASGNAQRVREASGFSRLETPDARLNSFIVNHAEHAGGQGLMPYVRVVGFETPGE
- the nadB gene encoding L-aspartate oxidase, translating into MTPPQAKSAVHHHDVLIIGSGAAGLSLALHLAPHRRVAVLSKGPITEGSTFYAQGGISAVLDDKDSLEAHVRDTLTAGAGLCDERSVRYTVEHGPASIRWLQDLGVPFTEETLADGSIQLHLTREGGHSHRRVVHAADATGRAVEDTLVGQARRAPNIELFEQHIAVDLITREKLGLDGPNRCVGAYVLDRSNGVEIFQAPCVVLATGGASKVYLYSSNPDGSTGDGIAMAWRAGCRVANMEFMQFHPTCLYHPRAKSFLISEAVRGEGGRLLLPDGQPFMHRFDPRGELAPRDIVARAIDHEMKRLGADCVYLDISHKPAEFVKGHFPTIHERCLEFGFDMTREPLPVVPAAHYTCGGVVTDLDARTDLEGLYAIGETAYTGLHGANRMASNSLLECLVFARAAAEHILSRDTATPPALTIPAWDESRVTDSDEEVVVSHNWDELRRFMWDYVGIVRTTKRLERAQHRVDLLMAEIDEYYSHFRVTNDLLELRNLVMVADIIIRCAMQRRESRGLHYTLDYPERDPAQDGRPTVLKPTLAR
- the rpoE gene encoding RNA polymerase sigma factor RpoE; its protein translation is MGKKVTDEELVKRVQAGDKKAFDALVLKYQHKIVNLVSRYVHDPSAALDVSQEAFIKAYRGLANFRGDSAFYTWLYRIAINTAKNYLVSQNRRTPDYEVDAQDAEQMGGESALKEYATPEGELLSQEIQAAVQRTIETLPEDLKTAITLRELEGMSYEEIAQTMGCPIGTVRSRIFRAREAIDRTLRPLLE
- a CDS encoding MucB/RseB C-terminal domain-containing protein — encoded protein: MGLRGLSRYVLAVGLLASSHAWADDHRADALLDRMIEAVRSLSYEGTFVYIHGQKTETMQIVHTRDERGERERLLSLTGEPREVIRDEDVLTCVWPASRSVVIEPRRSRLGGLPAAIPDRKFGPDSPYRFQVEGEQRIAGLSCRTLQIIPNDDLRYGHRLCINEDSGMLLKSEMLDHQGNTIEQFMFTSIQFPDYVPDDRFIPVMKGEGFTTHRVDAQSEMNPDPGWRVRDIPDGFRVASVSKRPMAANLNPVQHLVLSDGLATVSVFISRASSLDDLYMGVTQSGALHAMAVPAGEYQVTVVGEVPEATIRMIADSVYHEARP